TGTAAGTGAGACCTTACTACGATTTGGTTCGGAGGAGCAAAAAGAGTCGTGGTTGCCTAGATTAGCTAGTGGTGAAGTCATATCTGCTTTTGGATTATCGGAGCCGGATATTGGATCGGATGCAAAAAGCATCAAGACAGCTTGGCACGAAGAGGATGATTATTATGTTCTCAATGGTACTAAGAAATGGATTACTTTCGGGGATATAGCGGATGTATTTATTATTATTGCCTCCAATAACGGGAAGAGTACAGCATTCTTAGTCGAGAGATCCTTTCCCGGTGTTCAGACGAAACGAATCGAAGGTCTGCTGGCTGCACGCGCAACCTATCTTGCAGAGATCCACCTTGATAACGTCAAAGTTCCTAAGAGTAATGTACTCGGGAAATTGAATTTCGCATTCGAATATGTGGTCTCCGCTGCACTTGACCAAGGTCGTTACAGCATAGCTTGGGCCGGTTTAGGAATTGCGCAGGAAGCATTGGACGCCATGGTTACTTACTCCCGCAGCCGTACACAATTCGAGCAAAAAATAAGCAGCTTCCAGCTGATCAGAGGAATGATCGGGGACGCTGTAACCAAAGTGCATGCTGCGAGGGCAATCTGCTTAAGAGCCGGTGAATTACGCAAGCAAAAACATTCAGATGCTTCTATTGAAACGACGATATCCAAATACTTCACATCTAAAGTAGCGGTGGAGGTTACCAATGATGCCCTGCAGATCCACGGTGCAAATGGATTCACCAATCAATATCCGGTGGAAAGATTGTATCGGGAAGCCAAGGTATTAGAGATTATTGAAGGATCGTCTCAGATGCAGCAAGAAATTATTTCTCATTACGGATTGAAACAGTACAACAAGAGGAGTAGAAAGAGATGAGATTTGCGGTGTTATTCCCGGGGCAAGGCAGTCAGTACATTGGCATGTGCAAAGATCTGATTGAAAAGTTCCCTGTAGCGGCTAAGGTATTTGAAGAGGCAAACAGCAGCTTGAATTTTGATATCCGTTCTCTAATCTTGAATGGACGTCTGGAAGAACTAACACGTTCAGAAAATGCTCAACCGGCGGTTGTCACCGCAAGTTATGCGTTGTTTCGAGTCTTCAATGATCAATACGGACTAACACCTTATTGCAGTGCAGGTCATAGTTTAGGTGAGATTTCGGCTCTTATTGCTGCAGGAGCGTTGTCCTTTTCTGAGGGTGTCACATACGCCAGACAAAGGGGATCTATCATGCATCGTGCTCTTGAAGAAAAAAAGGGCAGAGCCGGTATTGTGGTCGATCTGGATATTGAGGTTCTGAACAACATCATTGCGTCCATTCTGGTAAATGATTATGTGGCTGTATCAGGGTATAATTCCCCCAAACAATTTATTGTTGCCGGTTATCCAAGTGCCCTTCGGTCTTTAGAAAAGGAAGTAGATAAGTATGGAGGGCAGTTTATTCCTTTTCGGATGATGCCTATGAAAGCAGATGCCCCTTATCACACTGCCTTGATGACCTATCTAAAACCTGAGTTGGAAGAAGCCTTGCGCAACCTCAAATTTGAGCAGACAAGCTTTGATCTATGGTCCACTGTAACTGGCAAAATCATTGAACCGACAGATTGCATTCCAAGCATCCTCGGCAACCAATTAGTCTTGCCTGTTCAATGGAATCAGGTCCTCTCAAGCATCCAAGATTCAGGAGTGGACTTATTCATAGATATCGGGCCGCAGCAAATTACAAGGAACCTTATGAAAGAGAATCCGGAGCTGCCGGTCAGCTTAGCCTTTGATGATGAAGAAGACCGGAAGAAACTGGGTGAAATGTTGAATATGGAGGTGATCCTGTGATAACAAAAACCAGCATGAAAGATTATAACCACCGAGTGAAGGGACTGCTGCCAGGAGGTGTGCACTATAACTTCCATCTCCCGTGGGAGGAGACCCCTATTCATTTTTTGAAAGCAAATGATAGCCGGGTTTGGGATATGAATGGTGAAGAATACCTGGATTTGTATGCTAGATTCGGTGCGCTGATCGTGGGTCACGGAAATAAGGAATACAATGAGAGCCTTAAAGAAACCATTGATAGGGTTCTCTCCGTGAGTCACTGTGATATGGATGCTGAAGCCTTGGAATTGATCGCAAAATATATACCTTCTGCTGAAATGATTCGCTTTGGACTATCGGGAACTGAAATCGTACAAAATGCACTTCGGTTAGCGAGGGCTTGGACTGGCAAAAACCGTTTTGTCAGATTTGAAGGCCATTATCACGGAAACGCAGACAATATTATGGGTGGGCGGGTTCCGAGAACCGGAGAGCCGATACCTTCTGATTATTTCGGAGATCTAAAAGGTACAGCAGGACGAGCTAAGGATTCACTTGAAAGCCAGTCCTATCTATTGCCTTGGAATGATGCCGACCTCTTGGAAGAACTATTTATCAATAACGGGGATGACATCGCAGCAGTGATTACTGAACCGGTCTGTGTAAATGGTGGAGGGGTTATGCCTGCTCCCGGGTATCTGAAAAAAATGAGAGAACTGTGTGATAAATACAATGTTGTCCTCATCTTTGATGAGATTATCACCGGGTTTCGAATGGGATTAGGCGGGGCGCAAGAAGAATTCAATGTGACTCCAGACCTGACCACACTGGGGAAAGCCATTGCTGGGGGAGGGGTTCCTGTCTCAGCACTGGTCGGTAAAAAAGAGATCATGCAGCTATTGGTAGACAAGAAAGTGATTCATGCGGGAACCTTTAACGGCTATCCCTTAGGTACAGCTGCAGTCAAAACGACCCTTGAAATCCTAAGTAGAGATAATGGATTAGCTATGACGCAAATGAACACAAAAATGAGTATGATCCACGACATTTTAAAAACGGAGGCAGAAGCTGTAGGGCTTCCACTTGTGATTCAAGGCCCGCCTGCTTGTGCATCTTATCATTGCTGCAATGACATTCTTCAAACCACTGCTGATTACACTTTTGAAATCATGTCGCTAGATATTATTCTGCATAATAACCTATCTAAGAACGGTATTCTTGTCTCATCCATCTCCCGGTTATATCCCAATATTTCACTTAACATGAGTGATGTGAATTGGTTTCGTGAGAGAGTGGGCAAGGCATTGTTGGATACAAAAGAAATATATGATGAGCTTATCTAACCCATAGAATCATCAGAATGGAGAAAAATGCAGATGCAAAACCAAACAATTGCTATTATTGGCGCGGGAGTCATGGGATGTGCCACTGCACTGGAAGCCTCAAGACATGGGTATGATGTCATTCTGAAGGATATATCTGCTGCCGCTCTGGAAAAGGCCCCTAAAATAATCAAACAGGAATATCGTTCAGCATGTCTATTCAATAAAGAGTACTCCGCTGTGAAATTGGATACGATTCTGAGTCGGATTACATTTCAAGATGATTACTCGAATATTGAGGATGCCGAAATTGTTATCGAAAATATTAGTGAAAATCTGCACGAAAAGACTTCAGAATATAAGAGATTAGCTGAAGTGTGCAAGAAGAATACACTTTTTGCACTTAACACAAGTTGTATATCTATAACAAAATTGGCCTCATTTCTACCGGACCCCACAAAAGTGATCGGTATTCATCTGATGAACCCAGTGCCTCTTAAGGAAATGGTTGAAGTCGTGAGAGGCTATCATACCTCCGATCAAACTAAGGAAGAAGTGGTCTCTTTCTTAAAGAGCATGGGGAAAAGCGCTATTGTCATTGGTGATTTACCGGGGTTTGTATCCAATCGCCTTTCGCATCTATTCATGAATGAGGCCGCCTTTATCGTTCAGGATGGAATTGCTACAGCTGAACAAGTAGATAACATTATTAAACAAGGCTTCAATCATAAAATGGGACCGCTGGAAACGGCCGATTTAATAGGGCTCGACACGGTTGTCCATTCCCTGGATGTTCTGTACAACAGCTATCACGATCCCAAGTATAGATGTTGTCCATTATTGCAAAAAATGGTGGACGCAGGTCAGTGGGGGCGGAAAAGCAGAAAAGGCTTCTATGAATATTAATGCAGAGAGGACATGTATATGGATGAGAATAAGGAGATTAAATGTGTAGTATGGGATCTAGATAACACGGTATGGGATGGCGTCCTCATAGAATCCAATGATGTGCAGCTCAAACCGGACATTGTCCAGATCATCAGAACACTGGATGAGAGGGGAATCCTTAACTCCATTTCGAGTAAAAATGACTATGATCTAGCTATGGCAAAACTTGAAGAATTTGGTTTGAATGATTACTTTCTATATCCAGAAATTCATTGGAATGCGAAATCTTTTGCCTTGGAACAAATTCAGAAAAATATCAACTTTGGGATGGATGCCATTCTCTTTGTGGATGATCAAGAATTCGAATTGGAGGAGGTGAAAAATGTTCATCCCTTGGTAAATTGCCTTAATTCAAGCGAATATCTGACACTTTTAACAAACCCTCGGTTGAGTCCAAGATTTATAACTGTGGATTCGGCCCGTAGGCGCAAAATGTATCAAGATGACTACAAGAGGAAGCAAGCAGAAAGTGAATACCAAGGACCCTCAGACGCTTTTTTGGCTTCACTCAACATGAAATTCTCCATCTACCCTGCTGAATTAGATGATTTGAAACGGTCCGAAGAACTTACTATAAGAACAAATCAGTTGAATGCCACAGGTAAAACGTTTAGTTACGATGAATTAAATGCGTTGAGAATATCTGATGATTATCAGCTGCTTGTCTGTGAATTGGAAGACAAATATGGAACCTATGGGAAAATCGGCTTGGCCCTAATCCATATGGGAGAAGAATATTGGAGACTTGAGATGATGCTGATGTCATGCAGGGTGATTTCAAGAGGAGTGGGTACCGTTCTACTCACTCATATTATGAAACAAGCTAAGAAGCAAAACAAAATTCTACTGGCGGATTTTCGGGATACCGGACGTAACCGGATGATGAATGTAAGCTTCCGATTTGCCGGGTTTCGTGAAAAAACCTCAGATGAGAATGGGAATGTTGTGTTTGAGCATGATCTGAACAACATCATGAATTTTCCTGACTATATAGAACTCTCCATCAATGAATAAATTTTATTTTCCAAGGAGGATTTTATGAATTATCGAGACGAAATTAGAACATTTATTGGTGAAAACTTATCCATTGATAGTGACGAGGTTGTGTTTTCAGACGATGATAATTATTTTGAACTCAGATTCGTGAATTCCCTTTTTGCCATGAGATTAGTAGATTTTGTGGAACAAAGGTTTGGGGTTGAGATTGAAAATGATGAACTCGATCTTAAGAACTTCAGCACGGTAAATAATCTTACAGCTTTGATGAATAAGAAACTATTAATAAAGGAGAATTAGTCGATGAAAAGTAATAATAAGTATCTCTATTTATATTTGGGCATTTCCTTTGCCGTATGTTGGGGAATTGCCATTGCCTTCATTCTCTTTGAAGATTTCCTTGTTCCACTCACCGGAGAACTTACATTAATGCATCCGTTGGCTATTATTGCTTTGTATTCACCTTCAATTGCCGGAATTATTACATATTATGTTATGGGTGGAACCGAAGCTTTAAAAGGACTATTCTCCAAACTTATTCCGAGAAAGCAAGACTTGGTCTGGTTTCCTATCATTTTAGGAATTTTTATACTCTTTGGTTTGACGATGCATTATGGTTCCTTGCTGTTTGGATTACCAGTCCCGGATATCACCTTCACTGTTCCAGAAATGTTTATAGCGGCCTTGGTAAACTTCATTAAAGAAACAGGGTTGATCGGTGGAGTTTTCGGATGGATCGGATTTTTATTACCGTTCTTACAAGGGAAATTTAAGAATAACATTACAAGTGCGTTACTAACCGGTTTTCTATTTGGACTGTGGGTCCTCCCAGGTTACATTATTTCTTCGTTCGGAACATCGACATCCTACTTATTTTATGTTGCTCAACTGATGGTTTTTGTGGTCTTTCAAAGCTACATTTTCAACGCCACCAAAGGGAATCTTCTATTCTACCTATTTGCTTTCTGGCTTGCTGCGACAGGCAGTCAAATCCAACTGTATTTCTTCAATCCTGATGTACAAAAGCTGCAAATCTCCTACTTTATTATTGCGGCTGTTGTAATACACTTTGTATTTAAGAAAAGGAACATCGCTCAGCCCTTGCAGGTTTTTCCGGATTTTATAAAAGCTTAATGTGCACAATCTGAGTATTCAGGAGGTCCTATGGAAACCGAAATATTTCAACAATTGAAACCGGGCGCAGGGAAGTGGCAGATGATCTGCTTCCCTTACCTGGGAGGTTATGCGAATTCCTATCTAGACTTGGCGAATGCTTTGGATGAGGGGTTTGAAGTGTGGTCGTTAAATCCGCCGGGGCATGGGTTAAGCACAAGTGAACCAGTACAGGATATTGGAATTCTTTTGGACATGTATTACAAGGAATTGCAAGCCATAATCAAACCTCACTGTATCTTTTTGGGTCATAGCATGGGGGGGATCATCGCCTACTTTTTAGCGCAGCGTCTGCTGAATTCCGGTGATTATAGATCCAATTCTCTCCAGTTAATATTATCTGCTTGCAATACGCCTTGTGAATTTAAGGGGACTAATTATTTTAACTTATCCAACGATAAGCTCATTGATCACCTCATTTCTTATGATGGAATTCCGGAGGAACTTATTCATGAGAGAAGCTTGCTAGAATATTTTCTCCCAGTTATTCGAGCCGATTTCAGAGTATTGGAGACATCTTCGAACCTTGATTTTAGACCGTTAGATATCCCTGTCTCCTTTCTCTGGGGTGAAAATGACAAAGTAGTCCCTATGGAATCGGTAATCCTGTGGATGAAGTATTTTAGTAATGAAATCAAGTTAGTCCCTATTGAAGGCGGGTCCCATATGTTTATATCCGCTAAAGCAAAGGTTGTTGCAGAACATCTTGGTGAACTTTTACTTCGACAGACTGTATAAATTTGAACGATTGAAAGGAGTAATGGTAACCGGATGTTATTAAACATGCTGAAGAAAGATTTCTCCAGAAAAAAGAGCATAACGATTGCATTGTTTATTTTTATTTTGTTATCAGCATTACTTGTCTCGGCGGGTTCAAGCATGATCATGGAATTATCTAATTCTTTGAATAACCTATTTACTGCATCAAAAGCTCCGCATTTCGTCCAGATGCATTCCGGAGAATTAAATCAATCGGAAATTGATGACTGGACTTCTAAGAATGACCTTGTGAAAGCTCAGCAGACTGTAGAAATGATCAATATAGACGGATCAAATCTATATTTGGGTAACGATACGGAGTCAGAGAAGAACAGCATTATGGATCTTGATTTTGTTCGGCAGAACACTTCATTCGATTTGTTGCTTAACCTAGAAAGCCAAGTGATCCAACTCTCACGAGGTGAAATTGCTGTACCTATTTACTATAAGCAGCAGAAAAATATGAATATCGGAGACAAAGTCAAAATCACCACGCCATCCTTTGACATGGAATTCACTGTGGTCGATTTTGTCCGGGACGTTCAGATGAATCCCTCCATTATTCATTCCAAGCGATTTGTAGTACATAAAGGCGATTTCGAAAAGATTAAGAGTAATCTCGGTGAAATTGAATACCTGGTTGAATTTCAATTAAATGATTTCAGTAAGCTTAGCGAGTTCAGTAATGCGTACCAATCCTCTAACTTACCCAAGAAGGGGCCGGCGGTTGACTACAGTTTGTTCAAGACTTTAAATTCAATTACTGATGGTGTTGTAGCGGCGGTTATTATCTTTGTGAGTATTCTTCTAAATGTCATAGCCATCCTTTGCATCAGGTTTACGATATTGGCAACGATCGAAGAAGATTACAGAGAAATTGGAGTCATGAAGGCGATTGGAATCAGTCAGAGTTATATTAAAAAGATGTACCTGACAAAGTATGTCGTTATGGCAGCTGCAGCATCTATAATCGGATTCCTGGCCTCCATATTCCTAAACCGTTTGTTCACCGCTAATATTATGCTTTATATAGGCACAGCGCCGAAGAGTGTTTTTCAACACTTGATTTCCTTTATTGCTGTAGTCTTGATCTTTTTAATGGTGGTCTTATTCTGCAGCTTAGTACTCAGAAGGTTCAAAAAGATCTCAACAATAGAAGCTTTGCGGTCTGGAAATATCGGTGATGCAAAGGTCAAGACAGGTTCTCTGCCTCTACACAAAAGTAAATTCTTTAATATTCCTATCTTCCTTGGAGTAAAGGATGTCTTTCAACGATTTAAGATGTTTAGATTGTTACTGATCGTTTTCTTAGTGAGTTCATTTATCATCATCATTCCAGTAAATTTCCTGAACACGATTCAGTCTCCGAGCTTCATCTCCTATATGGGGATAGGCCAAAGTGACATACGGATCGATTTGCGTCTAACAGACAATATCGTTGAAAGATATAAGGAAATGAACTCTTATATTAAGAACGATAAGGATGTTGCGAAATTTTCTCCACTGGTAACCAGTCAATTTAAGATGATAAATAATGATGGTGCTCTAGAGAACATCAGTATCGAGACCGGAGACTTTTCTATTTTCCCCTTGGATTATGTTAATGGGAATGCTCCGACAAGCGACAATGAGATTGCTCTCTCTTATGCCAACAGTAAAGACATGGAGAAGAATGTGGGCGATCAGCTTCAACTAGTAGTCAACGGAACCGAAAATAACATGGTGGTTAGCGGTATTTACCAAGACGTGACCAACGGTGGCCGAACAGCCAAGGCACTTATGCCCTTCAATGCGGATGCTGTACTTTGGTATGTAGTCAGTCTAGATGTATCCGAACATACCGACATCAAGGGGAAGATCGCTGAATATGAAGAAGCATTCTATCCGGCAAAAGTCACCCATCTTCAGGGGTA
Above is a window of Paenibacillus wynnii DNA encoding:
- a CDS encoding acyl-CoA dehydrogenase family protein: MNEETQHTIIAEAESFVQAEIRPHVNEFEEQGGIPRELIAKMASKGYLAASLPKEYGGLGLDPVYYGLFTEVFGKACTATRSLITVHTSLVSETLLRFGSEEQKESWLPRLASGEVISAFGLSEPDIGSDAKSIKTAWHEEDDYYVLNGTKKWITFGDIADVFIIIASNNGKSTAFLVERSFPGVQTKRIEGLLAARATYLAEIHLDNVKVPKSNVLGKLNFAFEYVVSAALDQGRYSIAWAGLGIAQEALDAMVTYSRSRTQFEQKISSFQLIRGMIGDAVTKVHAARAICLRAGELRKQKHSDASIETTISKYFTSKVAVEVTNDALQIHGANGFTNQYPVERLYREAKVLEIIEGSSQMQQEIISHYGLKQYNKRSRKR
- a CDS encoding ACP S-malonyltransferase, encoding MRFAVLFPGQGSQYIGMCKDLIEKFPVAAKVFEEANSSLNFDIRSLILNGRLEELTRSENAQPAVVTASYALFRVFNDQYGLTPYCSAGHSLGEISALIAAGALSFSEGVTYARQRGSIMHRALEEKKGRAGIVVDLDIEVLNNIIASILVNDYVAVSGYNSPKQFIVAGYPSALRSLEKEVDKYGGQFIPFRMMPMKADAPYHTALMTYLKPELEEALRNLKFEQTSFDLWSTVTGKIIEPTDCIPSILGNQLVLPVQWNQVLSSIQDSGVDLFIDIGPQQITRNLMKENPELPVSLAFDDEEDRKKLGEMLNMEVIL
- a CDS encoding aspartate aminotransferase family protein; translated protein: MITKTSMKDYNHRVKGLLPGGVHYNFHLPWEETPIHFLKANDSRVWDMNGEEYLDLYARFGALIVGHGNKEYNESLKETIDRVLSVSHCDMDAEALELIAKYIPSAEMIRFGLSGTEIVQNALRLARAWTGKNRFVRFEGHYHGNADNIMGGRVPRTGEPIPSDYFGDLKGTAGRAKDSLESQSYLLPWNDADLLEELFINNGDDIAAVITEPVCVNGGGVMPAPGYLKKMRELCDKYNVVLIFDEIITGFRMGLGGAQEEFNVTPDLTTLGKAIAGGGVPVSALVGKKEIMQLLVDKKVIHAGTFNGYPLGTAAVKTTLEILSRDNGLAMTQMNTKMSMIHDILKTEAEAVGLPLVIQGPPACASYHCCNDILQTTADYTFEIMSLDIILHNNLSKNGILVSSISRLYPNISLNMSDVNWFRERVGKALLDTKEIYDELI
- a CDS encoding 3-hydroxyacyl-CoA dehydrogenase family protein, with the translated sequence MQNQTIAIIGAGVMGCATALEASRHGYDVILKDISAAALEKAPKIIKQEYRSACLFNKEYSAVKLDTILSRITFQDDYSNIEDAEIVIENISENLHEKTSEYKRLAEVCKKNTLFALNTSCISITKLASFLPDPTKVIGIHLMNPVPLKEMVEVVRGYHTSDQTKEEVVSFLKSMGKSAIVIGDLPGFVSNRLSHLFMNEAAFIVQDGIATAEQVDNIIKQGFNHKMGPLETADLIGLDTVVHSLDVLYNSYHDPKYRCCPLLQKMVDAGQWGRKSRKGFYEY
- a CDS encoding HAD-IIIC family phosphatase, with the translated sequence MDENKEIKCVVWDLDNTVWDGVLIESNDVQLKPDIVQIIRTLDERGILNSISSKNDYDLAMAKLEEFGLNDYFLYPEIHWNAKSFALEQIQKNINFGMDAILFVDDQEFELEEVKNVHPLVNCLNSSEYLTLLTNPRLSPRFITVDSARRRKMYQDDYKRKQAESEYQGPSDAFLASLNMKFSIYPAELDDLKRSEELTIRTNQLNATGKTFSYDELNALRISDDYQLLVCELEDKYGTYGKIGLALIHMGEEYWRLEMMLMSCRVISRGVGTVLLTHIMKQAKKQNKILLADFRDTGRNRMMNVSFRFAGFREKTSDENGNVVFEHDLNNIMNFPDYIELSINE
- a CDS encoding acyl carrier protein, which produces MNYRDEIRTFIGENLSIDSDEVVFSDDDNYFELRFVNSLFAMRLVDFVEQRFGVEIENDELDLKNFSTVNNLTALMNKKLLIKEN
- a CDS encoding thioesterase II family protein, with protein sequence METEIFQQLKPGAGKWQMICFPYLGGYANSYLDLANALDEGFEVWSLNPPGHGLSTSEPVQDIGILLDMYYKELQAIIKPHCIFLGHSMGGIIAYFLAQRLLNSGDYRSNSLQLILSACNTPCEFKGTNYFNLSNDKLIDHLISYDGIPEELIHERSLLEYFLPVIRADFRVLETSSNLDFRPLDIPVSFLWGENDKVVPMESVILWMKYFSNEIKLVPIEGGSHMFISAKAKVVAEHLGELLLRQTV
- a CDS encoding ABC transporter permease — its product is MLLNMLKKDFSRKKSITIALFIFILLSALLVSAGSSMIMELSNSLNNLFTASKAPHFVQMHSGELNQSEIDDWTSKNDLVKAQQTVEMINIDGSNLYLGNDTESEKNSIMDLDFVRQNTSFDLLLNLESQVIQLSRGEIAVPIYYKQQKNMNIGDKVKITTPSFDMEFTVVDFVRDVQMNPSIIHSKRFVVHKGDFEKIKSNLGEIEYLVEFQLNDFSKLSEFSNAYQSSNLPKKGPAVDYSLFKTLNSITDGVVAAVIIFVSILLNVIAILCIRFTILATIEEDYREIGVMKAIGISQSYIKKMYLTKYVVMAAAASIIGFLASIFLNRLFTANIMLYIGTAPKSVFQHLISFIAVVLIFLMVVLFCSLVLRRFKKISTIEALRSGNIGDAKVKTGSLPLHKSKFFNIPIFLGVKDVFQRFKMFRLLLIVFLVSSFIIIIPVNFLNTIQSPSFISYMGIGQSDIRIDLRLTDNIVERYKEMNSYIKNDKDVAKFSPLVTSQFKMINNDGALENISIETGDFSIFPLDYVNGNAPTSDNEIALSYANSKDMEKNVGDQLQLVVNGTENNMVVSGIYQDVTNGGRTAKALMPFNADAVLWYVVSLDVSEHTDIKGKIAEYEEAFYPAKVTHLQGYLDQTLGNTIDQLKLITILAILIAIFVSILITSLFLKMLVAKDYAQIAILKSIGFTLRDIRIKYVTMALLVLNIGIILGTIVSNTIGQKIVSIILSFFGASQIKFVIDPVQAYILCPLVLMLVVTITTLISIISIKKSSISEMIVE